The following are from one region of the Cetobacterium somerae genome:
- a CDS encoding deoxycytidylate deaminase — protein MSKRANYIDWDEYFMGVAILSAKRSKDPGTQVGACIVTPDKRIVGVGYNGLPAGCSDDEFPWDRDGDFLNSKYAYVCHAELNAILNSTKTLKGCTIYVDLFPCNECAKSIIQSGISEIVYLSDKYDNTDSNIASKKLLNAANIKLRQLDPKFDELVLNFRKNG, from the coding sequence ATGTCAAAAAGAGCTAATTATATTGATTGGGATGAATACTTCATGGGAGTTGCAATTCTCTCTGCTAAACGTAGTAAAGATCCTGGAACACAAGTTGGAGCATGTATTGTAACTCCTGATAAAAGAATTGTAGGTGTTGGATACAATGGCCTTCCCGCAGGATGTTCTGATGATGAATTTCCTTGGGATAGAGACGGGGATTTTTTAAATAGTAAATACGCATATGTTTGTCATGCTGAATTAAATGCTATTTTAAATAGTACTAAAACTTTAAAAGGATGTACTATTTATGTTGATCTTTTCCCATGTAACGAATGTGCTAAAAGTATTATCCAAAGCGGAATAAGTGAAATAGTTTATCTTTCAGATAAGTATGATAATACGGATTCTAATATAGCATCTAAAAAGCTTTTAAATGCTGCCAATATAAAATTAAGACAATTAGATCCTAAGTTTGATGAACTTGTTTTAAACTTTAGAAAGAACGGATAG